One part of the Roseomonas gilardii genome encodes these proteins:
- a CDS encoding cobalt-precorrin-6A reductase, translated as MLSQRAMDDPSPTRILTRILILGGSTEASALAIVLAGDERFDVVLSLAGATRSPRPQPVPVRRGGFGGASGLAEFLRAEAVDLLIDATHPFAARMSGHAVEAAALAGLPLLRIERPAWVAGEGDRWTPVPDMESAARALGGALGGASGETPRRVLLTVGQKELAPFCDTPWHRYVIRSIDPPDPASLPPHATFLPGAGPFTVEAERRLLREHAIEVIVTKNSGGLATVAKLEAARELGLPVVMVSRPALPPAETATDSSGALCWVLARHEALRGA; from the coding sequence ATGCTAAGCCAGCGCGCCATGGACGACCCCTCGCCGACGCGAATCCTGACACGCATTCTGATTCTGGGCGGCAGCACCGAGGCCTCGGCGCTGGCCATCGTGCTGGCGGGCGACGAGCGCTTCGACGTGGTGCTCTCGCTGGCCGGCGCCACCCGCTCCCCCCGGCCGCAGCCCGTGCCGGTGCGGCGCGGCGGCTTCGGCGGCGCGTCGGGGCTGGCGGAATTCCTGCGGGCCGAGGCGGTGGACCTGCTGATCGACGCCACCCACCCCTTCGCGGCCCGGATGTCGGGCCATGCGGTGGAGGCGGCGGCGCTGGCGGGCCTGCCCCTGCTGCGGATCGAGCGCCCGGCCTGGGTGGCCGGGGAGGGCGATCGCTGGACCCCTGTGCCGGACATGGAATCCGCCGCCCGGGCTCTCGGTGGGGCCCTGGGCGGGGCATCGGGCGAGACCCCGCGCCGCGTGCTGCTCACCGTGGGGCAGAAGGAACTGGCGCCCTTTTGCGACACGCCCTGGCACCGCTACGTGATCCGCAGCATCGACCCGCCGGACCCGGCCAGCCTGCCGCCGCACGCCACCTTCCTGCCCGGAGCCGGGCCCTTCACCGTGGAGGCCGAGCGCCGCCTGCTGCGCGAACACGCCATCGAGGTGATCGTCACCAAGAATTCCGGCGGCCTCGCGACGGTGGCCAAGCTGGAGGCGGCGCGGGAGCTCGGCCTGCCGGTGGTGATGGTGTCGCGCCCGGCCCTGCCCCCCGCCGAGACCGCCACGGACAGCAGCGGGGCCCTGTGCTGGGTCCTGGCCCGTCATGAGGCGCTGCGCGGCGCGTAG
- a CDS encoding DUF1636 family protein — protein MRVSIPGVPRLAEPVLLHVCITCRAGLDLREGDVPEGQRLHDAVAEALAARPDSPVRLRAATCMASCEQGCAAALAAAGKWQYLLGRLLPEQAGDLLDYGALFAASRTGVVMPSKRPASLKQVVLGRVPPFAAPEPAEPTQTAPENAA, from the coding sequence ATGCGCGTGTCGATCCCTGGGGTGCCCCGTTTGGCCGAGCCTGTCCTGCTCCATGTCTGCATCACCTGCCGCGCCGGACTCGATCTGCGCGAGGGCGACGTGCCCGAGGGCCAGCGGCTGCACGACGCCGTGGCCGAAGCCCTGGCGGCGCGGCCGGACAGCCCGGTGCGGCTGCGCGCCGCCACCTGCATGGCCTCCTGCGAGCAGGGCTGCGCCGCCGCCCTCGCCGCGGCGGGCAAGTGGCAGTACCTGCTGGGCCGCCTCCTGCCGGAACAGGCGGGGGACCTGCTGGATTACGGCGCGCTGTTCGCAGCCTCCCGCACGGGGGTGGTCATGCCCTCGAAGCGCCCCGCCTCCCTGAAACAGGTCGTGCTCGGCCGCGTGCCGCCCTTCGCCGCGCCGGAGCCCGCCGAACCCACCCAGACCGCACCGGAGAACGCCGCGTGA
- a CDS encoding precorrin-8X methylmutase → MTYDYIRDGAAIYRQSFATIRAEADLSGFSAEEARVAVRVIHACGMVEVVRALRFSPGFTAAARQALLDGRPILCDAKMVAHGITRPRLPAANEVVCTLDAPGVPELAREIGNTRSAAALHLWGGLLEGALVAIGNAPTALFHLLELLDAGAPRPAAVIGLPVGFVGAAESKQALAARHDIPWMIAEGRLGGSAMAVAAVNALASEAE, encoded by the coding sequence ATGACCTACGACTATATCCGCGACGGCGCGGCGATCTACCGCCAGTCCTTCGCCACCATCCGGGCCGAGGCCGATCTTTCCGGCTTCTCCGCGGAGGAAGCCCGCGTCGCGGTGCGCGTGATCCATGCCTGCGGCATGGTGGAGGTGGTGCGCGCCCTGCGCTTCTCGCCCGGCTTCACCGCCGCGGCCCGCCAGGCCCTGCTGGACGGGCGGCCCATCCTCTGCGACGCCAAGATGGTCGCGCATGGCATCACCCGCCCGCGCCTGCCGGCCGCGAACGAGGTGGTCTGCACGCTCGACGCGCCGGGCGTGCCGGAACTGGCGCGCGAGATCGGCAACACGCGCTCCGCCGCCGCGCTGCACCTGTGGGGCGGGCTGCTGGAGGGCGCGCTGGTGGCGATCGGCAATGCCCCCACCGCGCTGTTCCACCTGCTGGAGCTGCTGGATGCCGGGGCGCCGCGCCCGGCGGCGGTGATCGGCCTACCGGTGGGCTTCGTGGGCGCGGCGGAATCCAAGCAGGCCCTGGCCGCGCGGCACGACATCCCCTGGATGATCGCGGAGGGCCGGCTGGGCGGCAGCGCCATGGCCGTGGCCGCCGTGAACGCCCTGGCGAGCGAGGCCGAGTAG
- the cbiE gene encoding precorrin-6y C5,15-methyltransferase (decarboxylating) subunit CbiE, protein MARWLSIIGLGEDGAEGLSPAARTLLAGAMHVFGGQRHLALAAPLLRGEAHPWRSPLAESWPELLALRGRPVAVLASGDPFLFGVGASLARLVPPEEFLALPAPSSLALACARLGWAMQEVATVSLCGRPLETLRPALQPGARVLVLAADAATPGAVAGFLCRHGFGPTRMHLLEALGGPRERHRRLMAGEPLPAPIDPLNLLALEVEAAPGARVLPLASGLPDEFFEHDGQITKREIRAVTLSSLAPRQGGMLWDIGAGSGSLGIEWMLRHPANRAIGFEPRSERAARAAGNAALLGVPALRIVEGRAPEALAGQPAPDAVFVGGGVSHPGLLDAAWEALRPGGRIVANAVTLEGESALAAALGRCGGTLARIGVERLDRLGGMHGFRPAMTVTQWVAEKP, encoded by the coding sequence ATGGCGCGCTGGCTTAGCATCATCGGGCTCGGCGAGGATGGGGCGGAGGGGCTGTCGCCCGCCGCCCGCACGCTGCTCGCCGGCGCCATGCATGTCTTCGGCGGGCAGCGGCACCTGGCGCTGGCGGCGCCGCTGCTGCGGGGGGAGGCGCATCCCTGGCGCAGCCCGCTCGCGGAAAGCTGGCCGGAGCTGCTGGCCCTGCGCGGCCGGCCCGTCGCGGTGCTGGCCTCGGGCGATCCCTTCCTCTTCGGGGTCGGCGCCAGCCTGGCGCGGCTGGTTCCGCCGGAGGAGTTCCTGGCCCTGCCGGCGCCGTCCTCGCTCGCCTTGGCCTGCGCGCGGCTCGGCTGGGCGATGCAGGAGGTGGCAACGGTCTCGCTCTGCGGCCGCCCGCTGGAAACGCTGCGCCCGGCCTTGCAGCCAGGGGCGCGGGTGCTGGTCCTGGCCGCCGATGCCGCCACGCCCGGGGCGGTCGCCGGCTTCCTGTGCCGGCATGGCTTCGGCCCCACGCGGATGCACCTGCTGGAAGCCCTGGGCGGTCCGCGCGAGCGGCATCGCCGCCTGATGGCCGGGGAGCCCCTGCCCGCCCCGATCGACCCGCTGAACCTGCTGGCGCTGGAGGTCGAGGCGGCGCCCGGCGCCCGCGTCCTGCCGCTCGCCAGCGGGTTGCCGGACGAATTCTTCGAGCATGACGGGCAGATCACCAAGCGCGAGATCCGCGCCGTCACCCTGTCCAGCCTCGCGCCACGGCAGGGCGGGATGTTGTGGGATATCGGCGCCGGCTCGGGCTCCCTGGGCATCGAATGGATGCTGCGGCACCCCGCCAACCGCGCCATCGGCTTCGAGCCCCGCTCCGAACGCGCCGCCCGGGCCGCGGGCAATGCCGCGCTGCTGGGCGTCCCGGCGCTGCGGATCGTGGAAGGCCGTGCCCCGGAGGCCCTGGCGGGGCAGCCGGCGCCGGATGCCGTCTTTGTCGGCGGCGGGGTGAGCCATCCGGGCCTGCTCGACGCCGCCTGGGAGGCCCTGCGCCCCGGCGGGCGGATCGTGGCCAATGCGGTGACGCTGGAGGGCGAGTCCGCCCTCGCCGCCGCGCTGGGCCGGTGTGGCGGCACGCTGGCGCGGATCGGCGTGGAGCGGCTGGACCGGCTGGGGGGGATGCACGGCTTCCGCCCCGCCATGACCGTCACGCAATGGGTGGCGGAGAAGCCATGA
- a CDS encoding precorrin-2 C(20)-methyltransferase, which yields MAACPAASGTLYTLGLGPGDPELLTLKAARILRETPVFAHFAKRGRAGNARTIATPHLPPSAEELRFEYPYTTEIPLDDPRYLTGIAGFYEECAAILAARLRAGQDVALLCEGDPFFYGSSMYLFDRLRDEFRQEVVPGITAMGGCWARAGTPIVHGDDILTVLPGTLDGERMAERLRGTDAAVIMKVGRNLPKIRAALEAVGLTARALYVERGTMAEERITPLAERDDAPAPYFSLVLVPGRQRPR from the coding sequence GTGGCCGCCTGTCCCGCTGCTTCCGGCACGCTCTACACGCTGGGCCTCGGCCCCGGCGATCCGGAGCTGCTGACGCTCAAGGCCGCCCGAATTTTGCGGGAAACGCCGGTCTTCGCGCATTTCGCCAAGCGCGGCCGCGCCGGGAATGCCCGCACCATCGCCACGCCGCATCTGCCGCCCTCGGCGGAGGAGTTGCGTTTCGAGTATCCCTATACCACCGAGATCCCGCTGGACGATCCGCGCTACCTGACCGGCATCGCGGGCTTCTACGAGGAATGTGCCGCGATCCTGGCCGCGCGCCTGCGGGCCGGGCAGGATGTCGCGCTGCTCTGCGAGGGCGATCCGTTCTTCTACGGTTCGTCGATGTATCTCTTCGACCGGCTGCGGGACGAGTTCCGGCAGGAGGTCGTGCCCGGCATCACCGCCATGGGCGGCTGCTGGGCCCGGGCCGGGACGCCGATCGTGCATGGCGACGACATCCTCACCGTCCTTCCCGGCACGCTGGACGGAGAGCGCATGGCGGAGCGGCTGCGCGGCACCGATGCGGCGGTGATCATGAAGGTCGGCCGCAACCTGCCGAAGATCCGCGCCGCGCTGGAGGCGGTGGGCCTTACCGCCCGCGCCCTCTATGTCGAGCGCGGCACCATGGCGGAGGAGCGGATCACGCCGCTCGCCGAGCGAGACGACGCGCCCGCGCCGTATTTCTCGCTGGTGCTGGTCCCGGGCCGGCAGCGGCCGCGATGA
- the cobN gene encoding cobaltochelatase subunit CobN — MHLLVRETRSLDEADAAVDLGQAPAELVVLSFSDADLGAAATAWAGMEGERPELRLASLGRLRHPLSVDLYLENTLAASRCVMARLLGGLDYWRYGAEELAALARREGIALALLPGDGRDDARLRALSTLPEPAWRWLDAGFAAGGPENAGAALRFMAALARDPLAALPPPPRSLPAWGEHELPGDAGGEGPVAAITFYRSHLLAGDTAPVAALAGALAARGLRPRALFADSLKSPGTARGIAATLRGWKPAVVLNLTGFSARRDDSGSPLDAAGVPVLQLLLSSASREVWAASARGLSQSDLAMQVALPELDGRLLTTAVAHKAEDAAIAGLGFARTLLRPDPEGIALAADRAAAWARLAATPRAGRRLGIVLSDYPGVGGQEGHAVGLDSFASLEAMLGLLRGAGYDLPAPPDAATLAEWLCRAAPGPILSLDHYRRLFAALPEAFRARVEAAWGGAEADAAVKDGGFHLRHLRLGPHLLTIQPDRGDPARRKASYHDPDLPPRHGFVAFHLWMREAERVHALVHLGTHGSLEWLPGKAAALAPDCAPVALVGGLPVIYPFIVNNPGEAAAAKRRLGAVTIGHLTPPLRPAGLHAEGAALERLIDEYAAADGLDRRRTALLRREILERAGACGLLDESGVAREAPEEEALARLDAYLCDVKEMQIRDGLHVFGREPAPERRALLLDALMRSSPGLGAEALAARLDACALAEREALLAALDGRFVAPGPSGAPSRGRADVLPTGRNLFALDPRSVPTRSALVLAEKAAAELLRRHQQEQGDFLRHLVIDLWGSATLRTGGEELALALVLLGARPVWDAESGRASGVEVLPLAMLDRPRVDVTLRISGLFRDAFPAQIALFDMAVRTVAARDEAADWNPLAASARGLEGGLEGDAFRRATVRIFGAAPGDYGAGTEDLLARGGWEDKAELGRAYLAASGHAYGQGLDGAPDARGFAARIAAGGAFLQVQDHAETDLLDSPDRAAHAGGFAAAAAGLGASPRLYHADTSRAGTPRLRALEEEIARVVRGRAANPLWIAGQMRHGRRGAAEIARAAEALHGFAATLPVRFDRQFELLFEHTLGDEAVDRFLRDHNPEAREALRRRLADALARDLWRPRRNSTAGLLESGT, encoded by the coding sequence ATGCACCTGCTGGTCCGCGAGACGCGCAGCCTGGACGAGGCGGATGCCGCCGTCGATCTCGGCCAGGCGCCCGCGGAGCTGGTGGTGCTCTCCTTCTCCGACGCCGATCTCGGCGCCGCCGCCACGGCCTGGGCGGGGATGGAGGGCGAGCGGCCCGAACTGCGGCTCGCCAGCCTGGGGCGGCTGCGCCATCCGCTTTCGGTCGATCTCTATCTGGAGAACACGCTGGCCGCGTCGCGCTGCGTGATGGCGCGGTTGCTGGGCGGGCTCGACTACTGGCGCTATGGCGCCGAGGAACTGGCGGCGCTGGCGCGGCGGGAGGGGATCGCGCTCGCGCTGCTGCCGGGCGACGGACGGGACGATGCGCGGCTGCGTGCCCTCTCCACCCTGCCGGAACCCGCCTGGCGCTGGCTGGATGCGGGTTTCGCCGCCGGCGGGCCGGAGAATGCCGGGGCGGCGCTGCGCTTCATGGCGGCGCTGGCGCGCGATCCGCTTGCGGCCCTGCCCCCGCCGCCACGGTCCCTCCCCGCCTGGGGCGAGCACGAACTGCCGGGGGATGCTGGCGGGGAAGGTCCGGTTGCTGCCATCACCTTCTACCGCTCGCATCTCCTGGCCGGAGACACCGCGCCGGTCGCCGCCCTGGCCGGGGCGCTGGCGGCGCGCGGGCTGCGGCCCCGGGCGCTGTTCGCCGACAGCCTGAAATCCCCCGGCACGGCGCGGGGCATCGCCGCCACGCTGCGCGGCTGGAAACCGGCGGTGGTGCTGAACCTCACCGGCTTTTCCGCCCGGCGTGACGATTCCGGCTCGCCGCTCGATGCCGCCGGGGTGCCGGTGTTGCAACTGCTGCTGTCCTCCGCCTCGCGCGAAGTCTGGGCCGCCTCGGCGCGCGGGTTGTCGCAGAGCGACCTCGCCATGCAGGTGGCGCTGCCGGAGCTGGACGGGCGCCTGCTGACCACCGCCGTGGCGCACAAGGCCGAGGATGCGGCCATCGCCGGTCTCGGCTTCGCGCGCACCCTGCTGCGCCCGGACCCGGAGGGCATCGCGCTGGCCGCTGATCGCGCCGCCGCCTGGGCGCGGCTCGCCGCCACGCCGCGCGCCGGGCGGCGGCTGGGCATCGTGCTGTCCGATTATCCGGGCGTGGGGGGGCAGGAGGGCCATGCGGTCGGGCTCGACAGCTTCGCCAGCCTCGAAGCCATGCTCGGCCTGTTGAGGGGAGCGGGCTATGACCTGCCCGCGCCGCCGGATGCGGCGACCCTGGCCGAATGGCTTTGCCGCGCCGCGCCCGGGCCCATCCTGTCCCTCGACCACTACCGGCGCCTCTTCGCCGCGCTGCCCGAGGCCTTCCGCGCCCGCGTCGAGGCGGCCTGGGGCGGGGCGGAGGCGGACGCCGCCGTGAAGGATGGCGGCTTCCACCTGCGGCACCTACGGCTCGGCCCACATCTCCTGACCATCCAGCCCGACCGGGGCGATCCGGCGCGGCGCAAGGCGAGCTACCACGACCCCGACCTGCCGCCCCGGCACGGCTTCGTCGCCTTCCATCTCTGGATGCGGGAGGCGGAGCGGGTCCATGCGCTGGTGCATCTCGGCACGCATGGCTCGCTGGAATGGCTGCCGGGCAAGGCGGCGGCACTGGCGCCGGACTGCGCCCCGGTGGCGCTCGTGGGTGGGCTGCCGGTGATCTATCCCTTCATCGTCAACAATCCCGGGGAGGCGGCCGCCGCCAAGCGGCGCCTGGGTGCGGTCACCATCGGGCACCTGACCCCGCCGCTGCGCCCCGCCGGGCTGCATGCGGAGGGGGCGGCGCTGGAGCGGCTGATCGACGAGTATGCCGCCGCCGACGGGCTCGACCGCCGCCGCACCGCCCTGCTCCGGCGCGAGATCCTGGAGCGTGCCGGCGCCTGCGGGCTGCTCGACGAGAGCGGGGTGGCGCGTGAGGCACCGGAGGAGGAGGCGCTGGCCCGGCTCGACGCCTATCTCTGCGACGTCAAGGAGATGCAGATCCGCGACGGGCTGCATGTCTTCGGCCGGGAGCCGGCGCCGGAGCGCCGCGCCCTGCTTCTGGATGCGCTGATGCGCTCCAGTCCCGGCCTGGGCGCGGAGGCGCTGGCCGCGCGGCTCGATGCCTGTGCCCTGGCCGAGCGCGAGGCGCTGCTCGCGGCGCTGGACGGGCGCTTCGTGGCCCCCGGGCCGTCCGGCGCGCCCAGCCGGGGCCGCGCCGATGTGCTGCCGACCGGGCGCAACCTCTTCGCCCTGGACCCGCGCAGCGTACCGACCCGTTCCGCCCTGGTGCTGGCGGAGAAGGCGGCGGCGGAGCTGCTGCGCCGGCACCAGCAGGAGCAGGGCGACTTCCTGCGCCATCTGGTGATCGACCTCTGGGGCAGCGCCACGCTGCGCACCGGCGGCGAGGAACTGGCGCTGGCCCTGGTGCTGCTGGGCGCGCGCCCGGTCTGGGACGCGGAATCGGGGCGCGCCAGCGGCGTCGAGGTGCTGCCGCTCGCCATGCTCGACCGCCCGCGCGTGGATGTGACGCTGCGCATCTCCGGCCTGTTCCGCGATGCCTTCCCGGCACAGATCGCGCTGTTCGACATGGCCGTGCGCACCGTCGCGGCGCGGGACGAGGCGGCGGACTGGAACCCGCTCGCCGCCTCGGCCCGAGGGCTGGAAGGGGGGCTGGAGGGCGACGCCTTCCGCCGGGCCACCGTGCGGATCTTCGGCGCCGCGCCGGGGGATTACGGCGCCGGGACCGAGGATCTGCTCGCCCGGGGCGGCTGGGAGGACAAGGCGGAGCTGGGGCGTGCCTATCTCGCCGCCTCCGGCCATGCCTATGGGCAGGGTCTCGACGGCGCTCCCGATGCGCGGGGCTTCGCGGCGCGGATCGCGGCGGGCGGCGCCTTCCTGCAGGTGCAGGACCATGCCGAGACCGACCTGCTCGACAGTCCGGATCGCGCCGCCCATGCCGGTGGCTTCGCGGCGGCGGCGGCGGGGCTCGGCGCCAGCCCGAGGCTCTACCACGCCGACACCAGCCGCGCCGGAACGCCCAGGCTGCGCGCGCTGGAGGAGGAGATCGCCCGCGTGGTGCGGGGCCGTGCCGCCAACCCGCTCTGGATCGCCGGGCAGATGCGCCATGGCCGCCGGGGCGCGGCCGAGATCGCTCGCGCCGCCGAGGCGCTGCACGGCTTCGCGGCCACGCTTCCCGTCCGCTTCGACCGGCAGTTCGAGCTGTTGTTCGAGCACACGCTGGGCGACGAGGCGGTGGACCGTTTCCTGCGCGACCATAACCCCGAGGCCCGCGAGGCGCTGCGGCGGCGCCTCGCCGATGCGCTGGCGCGCGATCTCTGGCGGCCCCGCCGCAACAGCACCGCCGGGTTGCTGGAGAGCGGCACGTGA
- the cobG gene encoding precorrin-3B synthase: MSPPAAERGPSMAVRGWCPSLHEPMRSGDGWLARVKPGRATLTAGAARLVAALAAGHGNGRIELTNRGNLQLRGIAEAGLRPLADALVGAGLADPDPGVERRRNLVCPPLLGHDPALDPRLPALIAALEGALADPALEAVPGKFGLALDGGGALPLDASRADILLRAEGGALRVLLDGAVETALCPWEEAVPAVSRLLRRFAAARGGVPDGVEEPRRLRDLVRREGGAALLREAGLLPGAAGPDPGSGPGSAARPGFLATAPDGRMGAFLLGLPLGRLGAAQLAALGGIAERFGDGTLRLTPWRLLVIPGVLARDASRLAGAVAAAGGIADAGDPLLRIRACPGLRGCASAGVDTEADAATLAARGLPRAGLLHLSGCAKGCAHPGPAAVTLVGEAPGGEAGRYGIRRDATAREAPERRGLSIGEVADWLLGAQDRTGGQDAAQKVA; encoded by the coding sequence GTGAGCCCGCCCGCAGCCGAGAGGGGGCCAAGCATGGCCGTGCGGGGCTGGTGTCCCTCGCTGCACGAGCCGATGCGGTCGGGCGATGGCTGGCTGGCTCGCGTCAAGCCGGGCCGTGCCACGCTCACCGCCGGGGCGGCCCGGCTGGTGGCGGCGCTGGCCGCGGGGCACGGCAATGGGCGGATCGAGCTGACCAACCGGGGGAACCTCCAGCTTCGCGGCATCGCGGAGGCGGGGCTGCGGCCCCTGGCGGATGCGCTGGTCGGGGCCGGGCTGGCCGATCCCGATCCGGGCGTGGAGCGGCGGCGCAACCTCGTCTGCCCGCCGTTGCTGGGGCATGACCCGGCGCTGGACCCGCGCCTGCCCGCGCTGATCGCCGCGCTGGAGGGCGCGCTGGCCGATCCGGCGCTGGAGGCGGTTCCGGGCAAGTTCGGCCTGGCCCTGGATGGGGGCGGCGCGCTGCCGCTCGATGCCTCGCGGGCGGATATCCTGCTGCGTGCCGAGGGCGGGGCGCTGCGGGTCCTGCTGGATGGGGCCGTGGAGACGGCACTCTGCCCCTGGGAGGAGGCCGTCCCGGCGGTGTCCCGCCTGCTGCGCCGCTTCGCCGCCGCGCGGGGCGGGGTGCCTGACGGCGTGGAGGAACCCCGGCGGCTGCGCGATCTGGTGCGGCGGGAGGGAGGTGCCGCGCTGTTGCGGGAGGCCGGGCTCCTGCCCGGTGCTGCCGGCCCAGATCCGGGTTCTGGTCCTGGTTCCGCCGCCCGCCCCGGCTTCCTGGCGACGGCACCCGATGGCCGGATGGGGGCCTTCCTGCTCGGCCTGCCGCTGGGGCGGCTCGGCGCCGCGCAGCTCGCGGCCCTGGGCGGGATCGCGGAGCGGTTCGGCGATGGTACGCTGCGCCTGACGCCCTGGCGCCTCCTCGTCATCCCCGGCGTCCTGGCGCGGGACGCATCCCGGCTCGCCGGGGCCGTCGCGGCGGCGGGGGGGATCGCCGATGCGGGCGACCCGCTGCTCCGCATCCGCGCCTGCCCGGGGCTGCGCGGCTGCGCCAGCGCCGGCGTGGACACGGAGGCCGATGCCGCCACCCTCGCGGCGCGCGGACTGCCGCGCGCGGGCTTGCTGCACCTCTCCGGTTGCGCCAAAGGCTGTGCCCATCCCGGTCCCGCCGCCGTCACCCTTGTCGGGGAGGCCCCCGGCGGAGAGGCGGGACGCTACGGCATCCGCCGCGACGCCACGGCGCGCGAGGCGCCGGAGCGTCGGGGACTCAGCATCGGCGAGGTGGCAGACTGGCTCCTCGGCGCACAGGACAGGACGGGCGGCCAGGACGCGGCCCAGAAGGTGGCATGA
- the cobU gene encoding bifunctional adenosylcobinamide kinase/adenosylcobinamide-phosphate guanylyltransferase, giving the protein MAADSPDTPMLTLVLGGTRSGKSRHAETLLAALPKPWLYIATAQAFDEEMRARIAEHRARRGPEWETVEAPLDLPAALLRARHRPVLVDCLTLWLSNLILGERDLEAAAVALETALAQRSAPAVLVSNEVGLGIVPENALARRFRDAAGILHQRLAERAERVVFTVAGLPMVVK; this is encoded by the coding sequence ATGGCTGCCGATTCCCCCGACACCCCCATGCTGACCCTGGTCCTGGGCGGCACCCGTTCCGGCAAGAGCCGCCACGCGGAGACCCTCCTCGCCGCCCTGCCGAAACCCTGGCTCTACATCGCCACGGCCCAGGCCTTCGACGAGGAGATGCGCGCCCGCATCGCCGAGCACCGCGCCCGCCGCGGTCCGGAATGGGAAACGGTGGAGGCGCCGCTCGACCTGCCCGCCGCCCTGCTGCGCGCCCGGCACCGCCCGGTGCTGGTGGACTGCCTGACGCTCTGGCTGAGCAACCTGATCCTGGGCGAGCGCGACCTGGAGGCGGCGGCGGTGGCGCTGGAAACGGCGCTGGCGCAGCGTTCCGCCCCGGCGGTGCTGGTCTCCAACGAGGTCGGCCTCGGCATCGTGCCCGAGAACGCCCTGGCCCGGCGCTTCCGCGACGCGGCGGGTATCCTGCACCAGCGCCTGGCGGAACGGGCGGAGCGCGTGGTCTTCACCGTCGCCGGCCTGCCCATGGTGGTGAAGTGA
- the cobW gene encoding cobalamin biosynthesis protein CobW, producing the protein MSATATKIPATIVTGFLGAGKTTLVRHLMAHARGRRIAIIVNEFGALGIDGETLRSCGIEGCEEENIVELANGCLCCTVADEFLPTMQALLDRPNPPEHILIETSGLALPKPLIKAFNWPGIRSRVTVDGVVTVVDGPAVADGRFAEDPEAVAAQRAEDPSLDHDNPLAEVYEDQLLAADLVVLNKTDLLDEAATARLRAGIAGAIPRAVKVVPARDGKLDPAILLGLNAAAEDDLAARPSHHDAEDGAHEHDDFTSFALPLPELDSPEALVARLRAVAEAHDVLRMKGFAAIAGKPLRLAVQGVGTRFSHQFDRAWAPGEARQGQLVVIGQTGLDRDAIAAALMG; encoded by the coding sequence GTGAGCGCCACCGCCACAAAGATCCCCGCCACCATCGTCACCGGCTTCCTCGGCGCCGGGAAGACCACGCTGGTGCGCCACCTGATGGCCCATGCGCGCGGCCGCCGCATCGCCATCATCGTCAACGAGTTCGGCGCGCTGGGCATCGACGGCGAGACGCTGCGGAGCTGCGGCATCGAGGGCTGCGAAGAGGAGAACATCGTCGAGCTGGCCAATGGCTGCCTCTGCTGCACCGTGGCCGACGAGTTCCTGCCCACCATGCAGGCCCTGCTCGACCGGCCGAACCCGCCGGAGCATATCCTGATCGAGACCTCCGGCCTCGCCCTGCCGAAGCCGCTGATCAAGGCCTTCAACTGGCCCGGCATCCGCTCCCGCGTCACGGTGGACGGCGTGGTGACGGTGGTGGACGGCCCCGCCGTGGCCGATGGCCGCTTCGCCGAGGACCCGGAGGCGGTGGCGGCGCAGCGCGCGGAGGACCCGTCGCTGGACCACGACAACCCGCTGGCGGAGGTCTATGAGGATCAGCTCCTGGCCGCGGACCTCGTGGTGCTGAACAAGACCGACCTGCTGGACGAGGCCGCCACCGCGCGGCTGCGCGCCGGGATCGCGGGCGCCATCCCGCGCGCGGTGAAGGTCGTGCCCGCCCGCGACGGGAAGCTCGATCCCGCCATCCTGCTCGGCCTCAACGCCGCCGCCGAGGACGACCTCGCCGCCCGCCCCTCGCACCACGATGCCGAGGATGGCGCGCACGAGCATGACGACTTCACCAGCTTCGCCCTGCCGCTGCCCGAGCTGGACTCGCCCGAGGCGCTGGTGGCGCGGCTGCGCGCGGTGGCGGAGGCACATGACGTGCTGCGGATGAAGGGCTTCGCCGCCATCGCCGGCAAGCCGCTGCGCCTCGCCGTGCAGGGTGTCGGCACCCGTTTCAGCCACCAGTTCGACCGCGCCTGGGCGCCGGGCGAGGCGCGCCAGGGGCAGCTCGTGGTGATCGGGCAGACCGGGCTGGACCGGGACGCCATCGCCGCCGCGCTGATGGGCTGA